From a region of the Cygnus atratus isolate AKBS03 ecotype Queensland, Australia chromosome 3, CAtr_DNAZoo_HiC_assembly, whole genome shotgun sequence genome:
- the GJA1 gene encoding gap junction alpha-1 protein, producing the protein MGDWSALGKLLDKVQAYSTAGGKVWLSVLFIFRILLLGTAVESAWGDEQSAFRCNTQQPGCENVCYDKSFPISHVRFWVLQIIFVSVPTLLYLAHVFYVMRKEEKLNKREEELKVVQNDGVNVDMHLKQIEIKKFKYGIEEHGKVKMRGGLLRTYIISILFKSVFEVAFLLIQWYIYGFSLSAIYTCERDPCPHRVDCFLSRPTEKTIFIVFMLVVSLVSLALNIIELFYVFFKGVKDRVKGKTDPYSHSGTMSPSKDCGSPKYAYYNGCSSPTAPLSPMSPPGYKLVTGDRNNSSCRNYNKQASEQNWANYSAEQNRMGQAGSTISNSHAQPFDFPDEHQNTKKLASGHELQPLTIVDQRPPSRASSRASSRPRPDDLEI; encoded by the coding sequence ATGGGTGATTGGAGTGCCTTGGGAAAACTTCTTGACAAGGTTCAAGCTTATTCTACTGCAGGAGGGAAAGTATGGCTGTCTGTCCTCTTTATTTTCCGAATCCTGCTACTGGGGACAGCAGTCGAGTCTGCTTGGGGAGATGAACAGTCTGCTTTTCGGTGCAACACTCAACAGCCTGGTTGCGAGAACGTCTGCTATGACAAGTCCTTTCCTATCTCCCATGTGCGCTTCTGGGTTCTGCAGATCATATTTGTGTCTGTACCAACACTCTTGTACCTGGCACATGTGTTCTACGTGatgaggaaagaagagaagctgaacaaaagagaagaagagcTCAAGGTGGTCCAGAACGATGGTGTCAATGTGGATATGCACCTcaaacaaatagaaattaagaaattcaaGTATGGCATTGAAGAGCATGGCAAGGTGAAGATGCGTGGGGGACTGCTCCGTACATACATTATCAGCATCCTTTTTAAATCTGTCTTCGAGGTGGCTTTCTTGCTGATACAGTGGTACATTTATGGGTTCAGCCTGAGCGCCATCTACACCTGTGAGCGAGATCCATGCCCACATAGAGTGGACTGTTTCCTCTCCCGTCCAACTGAGAAAACCATCTTCATCGTCTTCATGCTGGTAGTGTCTTTGGTGTCTCTTGCGTTGAACATCATTGAGCTTTTCTACGTGTTCTTCAAGGGTGTCAAGGATCGTGTGAAAGGGAAAACTGATCCCTACTCCCATAGCGGCACCATGAGCCCTTCCAAGGACTGTGGCTCCCCCAAATATGCTTATTACAATGGGTGTTCCTCACCGACCGCCCCCTTGTCTCCCATGTCTCCCCCAGGGTACAAGCTGGTTACCGGAGACAGGAACAATTCCTCCTGTCGTAACTACAATAAGCAAGCTAGTGAGCAAAACTGGGCCAACTACAGTGCGGAGCAGAACAGGAtggggcaggctggcagcaccATCTCCAACTCGCATGCCCAGCCCTTCGACTTCCCCGATGAGCACCAGAACACTAAAAAACTGGCATCAGGACACGAGCTGCAACCCCTCACCATTGTGGACCAGAGGcctcccagcagagccagcagccgagccagcagcaggccccgACCTGATGACCTGGAGATCTAA